The following is a genomic window from Prevotella nigrescens.
TCCATAAGTGAGTAACGTCTATACCCCACTCTCATGGGGTACAGACATTGCCTTGTTTACAAACAATTGCAATCCGTCGAACTCACGTTATTTTTATAAAAGTATGTATTAATAAGAATTTTTTCGTAATTTTGCATTATTATAAACTATAACAAAATAATTATTTGACAGATTAGTAAGGTATGAAAATTATAGATAAGATCTTCGAGTGGTATTTTACAAAGAATGCTCTGCCGTATTGGGTAATATTGGCAATCGATATTTTTATTTGCTATGTGTCTGGAATACTTGTGTTTTGGTTCTACTACCATGGAGCTGTGGACTTTTCTAATTTGTCTATACTTACGAAGACTATATTTGCTTATATGGTTTTCGCACTTGTGGGTTTTCGAGTTTTCAAGACTTATTCAGGTATAATACGTTATTCTTCTTTTGTAGACTTACAGCGTGTTGGCCTTGCCATGCTTTTATCGCTGTTCATAGCAGAAGTAATGCACTATGTAATGTATTCTTGGGACATTAAATTTGTGCGTTTTCAAGGTCGGCAAATTGCTGTCATGTATCTTGTCGCGACTATCGGAATGGTTGTTTTTCGTATTTTAGTGAAGGCTATCTATGATGCATATTTAAGTCCAAACAGAAAAATTGAAACACTAATCTACGGTGTCAAGGAGGGTGGAATAGGGATAGCAAACAATATTTGTAACGATAGGAATACAAAATTCCTGCTGAAAGGCTTTATATCCCACGACGATTTATATTTCGGAAAAACGTTGCTGGGTGAAAAGATATATACGATAAATAAGCAACTGGAAGAAGTTATAAAGGAAAAAAACATAAAGGCAGTACTTGTCTCGCCTATTCAGGTTGATAAGTTCCGAGCTGATACAAGATTGCAAGACATGCTTATTAATGCCAATGTCAAGATATATCTGACCGAACATACAAAAGAATGGACGGGTGAAAACGATTTGGAGCACGTACAGTTCAAGGAAATAAATATTGAAGACCTATTGCCACGCGATGAAATAGTTGTAGATATGGACGCTATTGGTAACCTGCTGAATGGTAAGTGCATTATGATTACAGGCTCGGCAGGTTCCATTGGCTCGGAGATAGTACGACAGATTTCTATTTATAAACCAGAAAAACTGATTCTTATTGACCAGGCAGAAACACCACAACACGATATCAGATTAATGATGCGCTTTGATTATCCTAACATTAAGGTTGAAACCATTGTTGCGAACATAACCAATCTTGACAGAATGGAAAGCATTTTTAAACAGTATAAGCCCGAATACGTATTCCATGCAGCCGCTTATAAGCATGTTCCGATGATGGAAAATAATCCTTCGGAAAGTATCCAGAACAATGTCTGGGGAACGAAAGTCATTGCAGATTTAAGCGTAAAGTATGGCGTGAAGAAGTTCGTAATGGTTTCTACCGACAAGGCCGTAAACCCAACAAACGTCATGGGCTGTTCGAAGCGTATTTGCGAAATATATTGTCAGAGCTTAAATAAAAAAATAAATCAGGATAGCAACAAAGAAAAGTCTACACAGTTTGTTATCACTCGTTTTGGCAATGTCTTAGGTTCAAATGGGTCAGTTATCCCATTATTCGAGAAACAAATAAAAAGTGGTGGCCCTGTAACAGTGACCGATCCTAATATTATTCGTTTCTTTATGCTAATTCCAGAAGCATGTAAATTAGTGCTTGAGGCAGGAACACATGGGAAAGGTGGAGAAATATTTGTGTTTGATATGGGCAAACCTGTCAGAATAGCAGATTTAGCAAAACGAATGATAAAACTTTCTGGTGCAGAAAATGTTAAGATTGAATATACAGGTTTGCGTGCTGGTGAAAAGCTTTATGAGGAAGTATTAAGTACAACAGAGAACACACAACCTAGCTTCCACGAGAAAATCCGTATTGCAAAAGTCTGCGAATACGATTATAACGAGGTTTCTAAACAAATAGAAAATCTTATTGCACTAAGTCATACGTACAATGATATGGCGATAGTAGGGAAAATGAAAGAGATTGTGCCTGAATACATAAGCAACAATAGTAAATATTCTGTTTTGGATAAGACCAATTAATGGAGATAAATCTTCTCTAAAATTATAATAACGAATTAAAAAATTGTAATTATAAGACTTAAAATTGTAATTACAAAATAAAAATTTATAATTACAATTTTATGGAATCTCATTTTATGACAGGAAGAGCCCAATA
Proteins encoded in this region:
- a CDS encoding polysaccharide biosynthesis protein, which produces MKIIDKIFEWYFTKNALPYWVILAIDIFICYVSGILVFWFYYHGAVDFSNLSILTKTIFAYMVFALVGFRVFKTYSGIIRYSSFVDLQRVGLAMLLSLFIAEVMHYVMYSWDIKFVRFQGRQIAVMYLVATIGMVVFRILVKAIYDAYLSPNRKIETLIYGVKEGGIGIANNICNDRNTKFLLKGFISHDDLYFGKTLLGEKIYTINKQLEEVIKEKNIKAVLVSPIQVDKFRADTRLQDMLINANVKIYLTEHTKEWTGENDLEHVQFKEINIEDLLPRDEIVVDMDAIGNLLNGKCIMITGSAGSIGSEIVRQISIYKPEKLILIDQAETPQHDIRLMMRFDYPNIKVETIVANITNLDRMESIFKQYKPEYVFHAAAYKHVPMMENNPSESIQNNVWGTKVIADLSVKYGVKKFVMVSTDKAVNPTNVMGCSKRICEIYCQSLNKKINQDSNKEKSTQFVITRFGNVLGSNGSVIPLFEKQIKSGGPVTVTDPNIIRFFMLIPEACKLVLEAGTHGKGGEIFVFDMGKPVRIADLAKRMIKLSGAENVKIEYTGLRAGEKLYEEVLSTTENTQPSFHEKIRIAKVCEYDYNEVSKQIENLIALSHTYNDMAIVGKMKEIVPEYISNNSKYSVLDKTN